GCTGGTTTGTTCAATCTTTGATTGACAAAGTTCTCAAAAGACTCCTTGAGGCTGTTGACAGACTTTTCGTTACGGCCGAAGCAAGTAACTACGATGTTGTCTAATTTCTCCTTGAAATCCAACAATTCTTGCACCATCGTCTTGTCCTTCTCGGGATCAATTACGATGGTCCTGCCACGCTTCTTAACGTATGTGCAGAAACTTGTGTTAAGCTCTTGTGGCCCATTTTTCACTCTTGACAGCAAATTGTACATAAGTTTCAGATCCGATATACGATTTTCCTCCACTAGAGCATCCAATCCTTTCTGCAAGATAGGGACCAAGTGCTCGCCAATCAGCTGTTTCTCCACTGTGGATATTAACGCTCTCCTGTTAGTAATAGATGCGTCttattgtcttgttttttATCTCGACAAATAAACTAAAGTGTGATTTTCGTACTTGGTCGAGTGATCGAGATAGTGAAGTAGCCTTTCATTCTCTTCGTGTAACCGTTTATCAACATGGAGGAGATATTCAGGCACTTCCCGTTCTTGCATCAGGCGCTGCCCTTCAGTGCGGTAGACTTGTTCCGTCGACGACAAAAACCTGAAAGAAGGGAGTCATCAATCAACCGTGTACCTCCAGCCATTATACAATATGTAAATTACTTGGTCTCAAAGGCTTCGTGGTAGATACCAAGGTCAGAGAGCATGCGCAAGAGCGATTTCAACAGTGAACGGTCTACAGTGTCACCTTGGCGCTCTTTATCAATGAGCAAAAGCAGACCGTCGACCGTCCTGGTCTGGACTAGTGGATCGCTTATGATGTAGACCTTAAACGTGTCTAAACCCATGTCCCAGAGCGACAGGACTCCTGGATTCTGAAGTACATATTTACGATCCAGATAAAGAAATATGCCACGAATGAGAATCATTTGTTGGCAGTGAGATTGCCAACAGTCATTCATCATTTTAAGGAACACACAGGGATCGATGGATTCTGCCAAAAACTGGGCTAGATTTGATTGGACATGTGCTTCTGCAAATAACAAATGCAAAATGATATTTTTGATGCTATGCCTGAGAGctataaataaatttttcaacAAACCTGTCAAACTTTTTAACTTGCTGTACACAAGGGGGGCAAAACTGTGACTGCAAAGGTTTTGGACAGCCTGATACAAGTCTTCTAGAGCGGATTTAATGGAGGTTGAATTCTGAATGGCAACAACAGCTTCTTCCAGTTTTTGCCATGCAACATCCtgcaaaacgaaaaacaaaatgaattgttgCACAACTTGTAATCCATGTACTGCAAGGAACCTGATAATTTTCTGGCAATCTTGGGAGTTCTTTCATAGACTTGATGACAATCTTCTTGACATTTCCTGCAGTTGGTTTCCCTACAGCTGGAGATGTTTTTGTCAAACCATTGGTATTGACCAATGCAGAGAAATTGGCTCTTTTGGTCTCCTCCATGGCAGGTTTTTTTGCCTCCACCTGGTTTTCGTCACTATGCTTTCGCTTGACTCCAATCAATTTCCCGGTCGGCTGACTCATATAGAACCGATTTCCGGCTAACTCTCTCGAGCTAAAAGCCAAAATCTGGAATTCCTCAATGTTACGAAAAAGATCACATGCTCGTCATCCCACACAACGAAACCGACACGTTTTTTGCCACTTATACAAAAGCAACGGCTACGTGCAATAATACTGTTATCCTCGAGAAGCTATCTCTCGCGTCAATTGTTAGATAAATGACACTAGGAAAAGTTGATGCTAGTATGGTTGTATTGCCAGTAGTTCTCTGAAAATTTCTGTTACTTATACAATCCTTGCTGCTGAACCAGCAGATGAGCGGAACGACTGAAAAACACACTAGAACACGACACTCGAACGCTTGAGCGCGCCCTCTTTAATCTTAATCGAAAGAAATGGAATAATTCTTTTCTGCCTACATTCATGGCATTCATGTGCCATGCCACATatttatttcatcaaaaacaattatttgtGTTGGGTTGTATTCATTACATCGATTTAACATAACTTATTGCTATAACAATATTCTCAAACTTAATCGGTTCAGAAATTCGAATTTTGTAATAAAAGTGGCAAAGCttgaattaaaaataataagtataaattattaaattattttattttaacacAAATTCCAAGTTTTATAACTAAGTTGAAACTAAAATATAAAGACTATGGTAAAATGGCAACGTACGTTTTGCTTGGTGCtagaactagaagaactgCATTTGATACGTGGACACCGAACTGTCATCGGGGGTGTTGGCTTATTACCGATTCCGCAAATAATATCTAGTTATCCCAGAAAGTGTATTTGTTTACTCGTTCTTGAATAGCTAACCGACCAATTTGGTTGGGTATCTATAAGGGGGCAATTTGCGTCTATCTTTTCCAAGATGACGACTTCCAATGAGTTTTCCAATCCGCTTCGGAAGTTCAAGCTGGTCTTTCTCGGCGAACAATCTGGTCATTCACCTTTTATTACTTATAAacgttttctttatttttctttattagaAGGAAAATTTAGTCTTTTTTATTATGCATTCAACTAATTTGTTATACTgctattttcaatttttatagTTGGGAAAACATCATTGATTACAAGGTTTATGTACGACAGTTTTGACAACACTTATCAAGCCACCATTGGAATAGATTTTTTGTCAAAAACAATGTACTTAGAAGACAGAACTGTAAGTAAAAACTTGACATTGCCTGCGGCTGTGTGTAAACcaagaaaaactttttctaAACACAGGTTAGGTTGCAATTGTGGGATACAGCAGGCCAGGAGAGATTTCGCAGCCTTATACCTTCCTATATACGTGATTCTACAGTAGCTGTTGTAGTTTATGACATAACTAGTAAGACGTTTCTACATTTTGATGTCGGCCATTTTCTCATTGCATTTTTGTGCCGCAGATGCAAATTCCTTTCATCAAACATCTAAGTGGATTGATGATGTCAGGACAGAAAGAGGGAGTGATGTGATAATCATGTTAGTTGGCAACAAAACAGATCTCTCAGACAAACGACAGGTCAGTCACcagaaatgaaaataacaTGGAGAAATGATCCTCATTGTGAATGTGATTACTTTTCCAGGTTTCGACTGAGGAAGGGGAGCGAAAGGCGAGGGAGCTCAACGTCATGTTTATTGAAACAAGCGCTAAGGCTGGCTACAACGTTAAACAGGTTTTAAAAAACTGCTCTTTTTATTTACTAAGTTTTCTTTACTCACAATATTTGTTCCCAAATGTTCAGCTTTTCCGACGCGTAGCTGCTGCACTACCCGGTATGGAAGCGGATAAGAAGCCACCAGAAGACAgtaagattttatttttttatattagcGCTACTAGTATTCCCCTTCTTGAAAAAAGTTTCTCGCTTTTGGTGTCTatagtttctttttattatcaatttttctattgtcgTGCATGTCGCTTAATTTATTTGGTGTTTCTGGATGCTTCTTTTACAACTTAAGTTAAatatgttcttttttttttcatttttttttttgttccttaaTTCGTTTTTTGTGTCCTCTTAGTCACGGAGATCGATTTGAATAACGCACCGGTGGAGCTGAAACCTGCAGAGGGCGGCTGTGCatgttaacaaaaaaaataagattaaGAAATCCTTCTTTCCCTTAAACACTACTTTTTCGTCGTTACACGACTTCTAATTAAGAGCAATAGTTTTGGGCCTTGTTTTCTCTCGTCCTATGTAGGCGTAAGAGAGAGGCGAAACAAGAAATATTTATTCTTATaatttttcgttcatttttgtatCTCTTTTTGCCTAAATGGTAAAAACGAATTGAggcccttaaaaaaaagagcttggTAACGaaccaacaaaaaacgagaaagGAAATATTTTGGTAGCTTTACATCGTGAGTGCTCATATACAGCCCCTATCCTAGCACTTAACAATTTCACAAAcccttcaattttttttttctttcccactTGGTCTTTAATAGTTTTTATCCAATAATTGGGTCTTCCTAAATGTTTTCAAGTTATTTATCATTCACAttaagcaacaaaaaaaaaataacgttaAATCAGAAGATTCATTTTCCTTGTTGCCCCCCCCTCCTCCTACAATCGGCCTGGAATGCGTTTTCCttcagtttccttttttcctcttatttttcttctttaaacaTACAAAAACTGAATGgcatgtttgattctgtttaagtCACGTTTTAACGTGACATTCACCTGACTTTGTCCTTATAATTGTCGTGTGTGGATCATATCATCTTAATACACCGCTTGCTTTTCTTCCTGCCCAGAGTAGACAAACAAttcgcttttcttttgtttcttttttttttgtttgattcgaATTTTGTGGTGTCAATCATGTTGCTCTAATTGACATACGAAATGGCTGAAATGAAACTTACCAAATAATTCAATTACCCCTACAAATAGCTGTCGATCTACGCCCATCGACCAACGCGCATCACCTGACGTCAGACCAAGAAGGTGGATGTTCCTGctaataaataaaacgaacAAAAAGGACAGCCGAAttcaaaaaaagataaaaaactTAATAATACCATCCAAGAAAGGGCTCAACTGACCGTCATTGTACAGTCTAAACTCTCGAATGTCATCACCTTaacttttttccttaaaaaaaaaaaaaatggcttgcAGTATTACCTTCTCTGTTTCTGTTTGTTCCTAATTTGGAATGATGTGACTTCGGAGTTTCTCTTAATTAGCTTTAACAATTTGGGTTTCCGGTGCACCGTCTCTAGACTTGACGgtgattcaattttttaaaacatacaAAAATTAGTGCACGTCTTTTTTGTccattttttcgtttcgttttttgtttaaacaaaTGGAAAACGCTCTCCTTCAATTTGTTCTTTTGGCATTCTCATTCATTGAAAGCAAACATGTTTTGTCACATTGCTCTTTTAAGTTCGTGACGTCCCTTCCAGCCGATTGCGCGATAAATACACAAGACTCAGTCGAGTATTTACAATTCAAAGATTTAAAAGACAACTGTTATTTCGTTAATACTCCGATTATTGTATAAAAAATCTGTTAAGAATATCAATAGCAGAATATAATTATAGACAACGCacgaaaaattaattaaagaaaaccaattttaagaaaattaTCGTATGTCTGTACACGCGACACATAAAAGTGCGCAAAATTTGGCTTATTTTGTTACCCCTTCTCCATGGTAGTTACACCCGTTACTCATATTAATTTCGAAAATCAAACGAATTAAAGAGATAATTTGGAATCgtaaggggggaaaaaaaattgattataCTTATGTACACTCTGACTATGGTCTAGAACCTTGAAGAGAGAGATCCCCGACGAGTCTTTTGAAATTGTGTGTGATTGAACTTTAGTTCAAGTTGGACTGGTTTCTTTGCGTACTATTCTGCCGCAGCTCTTCAGTCCTGTATTGCTTTGCATGGctgttttcccttttattcTTGTTGACGACATTGTGGATGACGCCATTATCGCTTTTGGCCGTCGGAGACATTACACCTACGGAATATCCAAAAAACAGGGTTGAAAAATGTAATGCTAGACACATCGATTGACATGATGACTCACCAGTCCCCCTGTACTGGGTAAGTCGCTGGTAGACTTGTTTCATCCGCTCGATATTCAACTGCGATGCTTCTAGGTGATTCACCATAGGCAATGGGTAATCCTTTCCTATTATGCATTTGGCGGCCCTCTGAACGGATTCCGGTGCATTCCACGGTTCGTGAATGTATTGCAAAGGGAAGTTCTTTAGTATAGGTTGATATTTTctaaaatcaaatagaaaaaaagcatAAAATCAGTCAAGAGTTGTTTCTAAAAATAGTAAAGAGTATGGCTGCTAGGTTTTACTTGATGAAATCCCCATTTGGATCAACTTTCCTGCCAAATCTGACAGGACAATAGCAGTGAAAGAATTGATGGAAGAAAGACGAACATGACAGCCACATCCATGTCCCGGCATTAACGGACCAATCTGCGTCTAGTAGCAACTCTTCGAATACCTACAGATCGATAAAACGTGACGTCAGAACCAAACAAATAAAGGATCCATTTCACTATTCTCTTTTACTATACCTTCATGCCTTCTTCCCAAGAGATCCATAAATCACCCCGAGTTAGAAAACAAGCCACAGCATGACGAGCCAGATGATGTATCCAACCTTCCTCTCGTAGTTGTGTCATGATGGCATCGATCCATGGGAAACCCGTTTGGCCCTGTAAtgttaatttgtttttttttagtttcagCACGCTATTTGCGGATGAAAGAATTGATTTACATTGGCCCATTTGGCTAAGGCTTCAGCATTGGAGTCCCACGGTATTTGGACGCAGATTGGATTCCCCACCATCTTGTCAAAGTTGGGGTTATTCGTCGCTGCACAGTAAAAGAATTCTCGCCAAAGCACTTGGCCGTGTAACGACAGCGGTGGCTGCGCTTTTTTAATCTAAAAAGGATAGATGAAACGGATCGGTTAAGCTATACATTTCTGAATAGTTGTTAGAAATGCAACTGACTTTTTTATACAAATTGGTGAGTTGTTGATGAAAGAGACGTACAGACAGGCAACCGAAACGTAAATAAGGAGAAAGTCCTGTCTGACTAGCAAGTAGAGATTGTGGCGTCATTTTCGGCCGTCCGAATGACGCAACCCACGCTTTACGCTCTAAATGACGTTCTAGACGGGTCAGTGCTTCTGATTCGCCACCACGCCAAACCGCTGGCATTAGACCATCCGTATCGAAACCTGTCAAACGCAGTCAAGTGAAGAGGAAAACTTAGTGCTTAGAAAGATAATTTAAAAAGCAATGTTTTATAGGGTTAATTGTATCGATCGATACCTAATTCTTCCAATGTGGGGACGCTGAAACGGTCGTCTACGGAATCATCGATGGGCGTATAACCTCGTCCAATAGTTTCGAAGGTAATGTCCGCCTCCGGCGGGGGTGGAGGGTCCACAGAAGCAATGATGTTTTGAAActgaatattttcaaaaaggtTATGTTTCTGGTAgtgtt
This sequence is a window from Daphnia magna isolate NIES linkage group LG7, ASM2063170v1.1, whole genome shotgun sequence. Protein-coding genes within it:
- the LOC123466277 gene encoding cullin-4A-like, which translates into the protein MSQPTGKLIGVKRKHSDENQVEAKKPAMEETKRANFSALVNTNGLTKTSPAVGKPTAGNVKKIVIKSMKELPRLPENYQDVAWQKLEEAVVAIQNSTSIKSALEDLYQAVQNLCSHSFAPLVYSKLKSLTEAHVQSNLAQFLAESIDPCVFLKMMNDCWQSHCQQMILIRGIFLYLDRKYVLQNPGVLSLWDMGLDTFKVYIISDPLVQTRTVDGLLLLIDKERQGDTVDRSLLKSLLRMLSDLGIYHEAFETKFLSSTEQVYRTEGQRLMQEREVPEYLLHVDKRLHEENERLLHYLDHSTKRALISTVEKQLIGEHLVPILQKGLDALVEENRISDLKLMYNLLSRVKNGPQELNTSFCTYVKKRGRTIVIDPEKDKTMVQELLDFKEKLDNIVVTCFGRNEKSVNSLKESFENFVNQRLNKPAELIAKFVDSKLRSGNKESTEEEMERLLDKIMVLFRFIHGKDVFEAFYKKDLAKRLLVGKSASVDAEKSMLSKLKQECGGGFTSKLEGMFKDMELSKDINIAFKQYLAHLNQPELINMDLTVNILTMGYWPTYAPSEVTLPAEMVQFQETFKKFYLGKHSGRKLQWQPSLGMCVLKASFPLATKELQVSLFQTLVLLLFNAADELPFEEIKAATNIEDAELRRTLQSLACGKARVLRKVPAGKDILDGDKFTYYKDFTNKLFRIKINQIQLKETTEEQQATEERVFQDRQYQIDAAIVRIMKMRKTLTHNLLITELYNQLNFPVKPADLKKRIESLIDRDYMERDKDNPNQYNYVA
- the LOC116927198 gene encoding ras-related protein Rab6 isoform X1 is translated as MTTSNEFSNPLRKFKLVFLGEQSVGKTSLITRFMYDSFDNTYQATIGIDFLSKTMYLEDRTVRLQLWDTAGQERFRSLIPSYIRDSTVAVVVYDITNANSFHQTSKWIDDVRTERGSDVIIMLVGNKTDLSDKRQVSTEEGERKARELNVMFIETSAKAGYNVKQLFRRVAAALPGMEADKKPPEDTVDLRPSTNAHHLTSDQEGGCSC
- the LOC116927198 gene encoding ras-related protein Rab6 isoform X2, with translation MTTSNEFSNPLRKFKLVFLGEQSVGKTSLITRFMYDSFDNTYQATIGIDFLSKTMYLEDRTVRLQLWDTAGQERFRSLIPSYIRDSTVAVVVYDITNANSFHQTSKWIDDVRTERGSDVIIMLVGNKTDLSDKRQVSTEEGERKARELNVMFIETSAKAGYNVKQLFRRVAAALPGMEADKKPPEDITEIDLNNAPVELKPAEGGCAC
- the LOC116927063 gene encoding cryptochrome-1 isoform X1, coding for MYRQQLQHNNIMSSYESAPREKQVVHWFRKGLRLHDNPSLKDGLKGCSTYRCIFILDPWFAGSSNVDINKWRFLLESLEDLDQNLRKLNSRLFVIRGQPAGVLPKLFKEWETTCLTFEEDPEPFGRVRDQNIMTMCKDFNIEVITRASHTLYHPQKIIEKNGGKAPLTYRQFQNIIASVDPPPPPEADITFETIGRGYTPIDDSVDDRFSVPTLEELGFDTDGLMPAVWRGGESEALTRLERHLERKAWVASFGRPKMTPQSLLASQTGLSPYLRFGCLSVRLFHQQLTNLYKKIKKAQPPLSLHGQVLWREFFYCAATNNPNFDKMVGNPICVQIPWDSNAEALAKWANGQTGFPWIDAIMTQLREEGWIHHLARHAVACFLTRGDLWISWEEGMKVFEELLLDADWSVNAGTWMWLSCSSFFHQFFHCYCPVRFGRKVDPNGDFIKKYQPILKNFPLQYIHEPWNAPESVQRAAKCIIGKDYPLPMVNHLEASQLNIERMKQVYQRLTQYRGTGVMSPTAKSDNGVIHNVVNKNKRENSHAKQYRTEELRQNSTQRNQSNLN
- the LOC116927063 gene encoding cryptochrome-1 isoform X2 gives rise to the protein MSSYESAPREKQVVHWFRKGLRLHDNPSLKDGLKGCSTYRCIFILDPWFAGSSNVDINKWRFLLESLEDLDQNLRKLNSRLFVIRGQPAGVLPKLFKEWETTCLTFEEDPEPFGRVRDQNIMTMCKDFNIEVITRASHTLYHPQKIIEKNGGKAPLTYRQFQNIIASVDPPPPPEADITFETIGRGYTPIDDSVDDRFSVPTLEELGFDTDGLMPAVWRGGESEALTRLERHLERKAWVASFGRPKMTPQSLLASQTGLSPYLRFGCLSVRLFHQQLTNLYKKIKKAQPPLSLHGQVLWREFFYCAATNNPNFDKMVGNPICVQIPWDSNAEALAKWANGQTGFPWIDAIMTQLREEGWIHHLARHAVACFLTRGDLWISWEEGMKVFEELLLDADWSVNAGTWMWLSCSSFFHQFFHCYCPVRFGRKVDPNGDFIKKYQPILKNFPLQYIHEPWNAPESVQRAAKCIIGKDYPLPMVNHLEASQLNIERMKQVYQRLTQYRGTGVMSPTAKSDNGVIHNVVNKNKRENSHAKQYRTEELRQNSTQRNQSNLN